In Syntrophorhabdales bacterium, the DNA window CTGAGGATGAGAAAGAGTGGCCTGGGAGCCCTCATTTTTCGCAGGCACAGGAGCACGATCGGCACCACGGAGAAGCAGACAACCGCTATTGAGAAGCCCTTGAGCCCTTTCACGAGCTCAAGCATTTCAGGCTGCATGCGAAGAAAGGAGTCCACTGCGCCCGCAGCCACTGCGAATCCCGCCAGGCCGAACAAACCAAAGAGAATCTGGTAGATGAAGATCTCCCCGCGTCCACTGACCCTATTTCCGCCCTCATCGCCAAAGAGCCATCCCAGCAGAAGTGCAAGTGCCGGAAAGGCGGGCAGGATATAAGGCGGCAGTTTTGATCCGGACAGGCTGAAAAAAAGAAAAACGACAAAGAACCAGATAAGGAAAAGGCGTAGCTCTTTCTTCCGCCACGAGGCTGCCACAGCTCTTGGTATGAAGATGGACCATGGAAAGAGCCCGCCGAAGAGCACCGGCAAAAAATAGTAGATCGGACCGCTTCTGTGATGTTTTTGTGTAAGGAATCGCAAGAAATTCTGATCCATGAAGAAGAACCAGAGAAACTCTTTCTCTCTGAGAGCGATGGCAACAAACCACGGAGCCGTGATAGCAATATAAAGAAGCAGGCCCTTTATGTTAAGCAGCATCCGCAGAAAAAGGATCTTTCGTTCCATGATGAGATACAAGAGCAGGGTCACTCCAACCAGCAGGGGTGCAACAGGTCCTTTCGCCAGCGTGGCCAAAGCGAGACACGCATAGAACCCATACATTGCTGCCCGTCTCTTCTCGCGGTAGAAATCATAGAAAAAGATTAGCGAAAGGAAGAGCATGCACGAAAGCAGCATATCAATGGTGAGCGTGCGAGCCATGGTAAAAAAACCAAAAGACGTAACGAGCATGACAGCCGACAAGAGACCTATTTCCGGGGTGAACCACCGGGCCACAGCTGCGTACAGGAAAAGAGCCGTCACCAACGCAGCCAGGGCGTCAGGCAGCCGTGTGGTGTA includes these proteins:
- a CDS encoding glycosyltransferase family 39 protein, giving the protein MSKKRLHIVLIVLLSYVFFFHGLGSYSLKEPDEGRYAEIPREMVETGDYIVPHLDYVRYFEKPPLLYWTTALSFKIFGFSEYTTRLPDALAALVTALFLYAAVARWFTPEIGLLSAVMLVTSFGFFTMARTLTIDMLLSCMLFLSLIFFYDFYREKRRAAMYGFYACLALATLAKGPVAPLLVGVTLLLYLIMERKILFLRMLLNIKGLLLYIAITAPWFVAIALREKEFLWFFFMDQNFLRFLTQKHHRSGPIYYFLPVLFGGLFPWSIFIPRAVAASWRKKELRLFLIWFFVVFLFFSLSGSKLPPYILPAFPALALLLGWLFGDEGGNRVSGRGEIFIYQILFGLFGLAGFAVAAGAVDSFLRMQPEMLELVKGLKGFSIAVVCFSVVPIVLLCLRKMRAPRPLFLILSCFSLAVIVLMMMHTGLIDKVNTTKELAAVINREKSGGTLEVVNFASFDETLPFYTRQKIYIAGYKGELEMGSAYEDTKDTFLSIEEFVNLFRSDRKVLCVLKATRLSRLRDLGIENVKVLACQSGRCLISNGR